One genomic region from Bacillus rossius redtenbacheri isolate Brsri chromosome 6, Brsri_v3, whole genome shotgun sequence encodes:
- the LOC134533347 gene encoding palmitoyltransferase ZDHHC1: MPPCCSLQASKLPPEQRRWRRAHGLQLPLHPQQVAGWLLLLGLAAAAHLVLLPGAGPALRPPLQWGLAALLVAHLAAHLTALLTDPADPALRADPAPDPAPEFDRSKHAHVIEDGRCHLCNIRTAGPRTKHCGVCNKCVARFDHHCKWLNHCVGGRNYASFAACVVSALAAALLVAATAGVQLVAYHVDPAWLSFDPRGNSSEPAAGWGPPPPRGHVFLAVAGVVGALSAVAAGLLLHLCLFHVYIAFLGVTTYEYIRRYRQRAADAAREPSRCRRDEAGSSAGACCPPLISHAEGRPKPAPEERGSDADLVKGAADRRRRARGRSAALKRFCSCSLPPQSSGRSNQVRPAQEVAVVVSEEAPPPLGEDAAARESSLPALAPPSRRRLRSVAELRELRETLALVQAPHRKRSARARTPALSPIRESGLSNPSGGSSPSSPEIPRVVESVFCEPAAPHAPQDEPVFVVRGLWRGAASP; encoded by the coding sequence ATGCCGCCGTGCTGCTCGCTGCAGGCCAGCAAGCTGCCGCCCGAGCAGCGGCGCTGGCGTCGCGCCCACGGCCTGCAGCTGCCGCTGCACCCGCAGCAGGTGGCCGGCTGGCTGCTGCTGCTCGGCCTGgccgccgccgcccacctcgTGCTGCTGCCGGGGGCCGGCCCCGCGCTGCGCCCGCCCCTGCAGTGGGGCCTCGCCGCCCTGCTCGTCGCACACCTGGCCGCCCACCTCACCGCGCTGCTCACCGACCCCGCCGACCCGGCCCTGCGCGCCGACCCCGCCCCCGACCCCGCCCCCGAGTTCGACCGCTCCAAGCACGCGCACGTGATCGAGGACGGCCGCTGCCACCTGTGCAACATCCGCACCGCCGGCCCGCGCACCAAGCACTGCGGCGTCTGCAACAAGTGCGTGGCGCGCTTCGACCACCACTGCAAGTGGCTCAACCACTGCGTGGGCGGCCGCAACTACGCGTCCTTCGCCGCGTGCGTCGTGTCGGCGCTGGCCGCCGCGCTGCTGGTCGCCGCCACGGCGGGGGTGCAGCTCGTCGCCTACCACGTCGACCCGGCGTGGCTGTCCTTCGACCCGCGCGGCAACTCCTCCGAGCCGGCGGCGGGCTGGGGACCGCCCCCGCCGCGGGGCCACGTCTTCCTCGCGGTGGCCGGCGTGGTCGGCGCGCTGTCGGCCGTCGCCGCGGGGCTGCTGCTGCACCTGTGCCTCTTCCACGTCTACATCGCCTTCCTGGGCGTCACCACGTACGAGTACATCCGGCGGTACCGCCAGCGCGCGGCCGACGCGGCGCGCGAGCCGTCCAGGTGCCGGCGGGACGAGGCGGGGTCCTCGGCGGGCGCGTGCTGTCCGCCGCTCATCAGCCACGCGGAGGGCCGCCCCAAGCCCGCCCCCGAGGAGCGCGGCAGCGACGCGGACCTGGTGAAGGGGGCGGCGGACCGCCGGCGCCGCGCGCGCGGCCGGAGCGCCGCCCTCAAGAGGTTCTGCTCGTGCTCGCTGCCGCCGCAGTCCTCGGGCCGCTCCAACCAGGTGCGCCCCGCGCAGGAGGTGGCCGTCGTGGTCTCGGAGGAGGCGCCGCCGCCCCTCGGGGAGGACGCCGCCGCCCGCGAGTCGTCGCTGCCCGCGCTCGCGCCGCCCTCCCGCCGCCGCCTGCGCAGCGTCGCCGAGCTGCGCGAGCTGCGCGAGACGCTGGCCCTGGTGCAGGCGCCGCACCGCAAGAGGAGCGCGCGCGCCAGGACGCCGGCGCTGTCGCCCATCCGCGAGTCGGGGCTGTCCAACCCGTCCGGGGGTTCCAGCCCCTCGTCGCCCGAGATCCCGCGCGTCGTCGAGTCCGTCTTCTGCGAGCCCGCCGCGCCGCACGCGCCGCAAGACGAGCCCGTGTTCGTGGTCCGCGGCCTGTGGCGGGGCGCGGCCTCGCCCTGA